The nucleotide window cagaaacagatgcgactaggatctgtgaggacgcagcttcgattcctagccttgcttagtgagttaaggatccaagcgttgctgtgagctgtgatgtaggttgcagatgcggctcagatctggtgtggctgtggctgtggtgtaggctggcagctgcagctctgatttgacccctagcccgggaacctccatgtgctgtgggtgcagccctaaaaagatgagaaaaaaaaaaaaaaaaaaaaaggagctccaaGCTTTCCAACCCAAGAGCTCCGAGGGGCCGAGAAGGGGCAGAAGAAGAGAGACCAGGGTTAGAGGGACACCAGCCTCCCAGAAAGGCTGTCCTTTTCCTGGGAggttccccctccccacttcaagGAGTAACTAGACCCAGAGGACAGCTGCTGTTACCCATTCCTGACTAAAAATAGCCTGCCCTTCTGGCACAGgcaaggaagaggggaggaggggagaggagggggacgAGGAGCAGGGCCAGCAGCCAAACAGCTAATGATCTCCTTGGAAGTCTCAGCCCTTCCTTGTCGCCAGACTCAGTCCAACACCCCTAGTTAGAGAGCTTGGCTTGCAGTGTGGCCAGAATTCCCTATCGCCACCTTACTGTCACCCCCACAAGGCCCCATCACACTCTGCCCCCGCATGAGTGGTATGTCCAATGACTGATTCATCAGAAGGAAACTTACAATCTCTGTCTCGGCAAGTTCTCAGTAACTTTGCATTGCATTATTCTTCAGCTGACATCTACTGAGCGCCTGTTAAAGTACCAGGCAcgaggggagttcccgccgtggcacaggcggctaatgatctggtttgtctctgtggtGCTGCTGGTTCAATCAGTGCGTTAGGGATTGggcatagctgcagctgtggtgtaagtcacagctgcagcttggattcagtccctggcccggggaacttccatatgccatgggtacagtggaaaaaggaaaaaaagggaccAGGCACTGCGAGGAGATGcggaaaattggaaaattatgCTGGAATGGTACTGGCACTTTACAAAGCCTTCTCACACCTCTGATCTCATCTCATCCCTGAGAAGTGGCTGAGAAGAGGGCATGAGGGCACAtacagtgacttgcccaaggttactgGTGGGTTCCTGACTTGGCCTCCGACAAGGAAGAAGGCAATAATCCCTAATTCTTCAAAACTGGGGTTGAGGCTGTGGGAGTGTGTGGCAAGTCTGGAGTTGTTTCTCTGGGGGACTGAGGTTTACTTACAGAAATGGGGGTGCAGGAGAATCGGGTTAAGGCGGGAAAGCGCTCCCAGGCTGCCCCTTCTGCTCTTTGATGGCCTGTGTCTGTGTCTTCTGCAGACGGACCAGCAGGCTGAAGCCCGGTCCTACCTCAGCGAGGAGATGATCGCTGGTGAGTGGGGGTGGGCAGGCTGGCTGTTGGGTGGATGCGGTGCTGGCGAATGGCTGGTGtctgggaggggtgggagggtggaTGTGAGGCTGACAGTCCGGCCAAGTTCACCTCAGCCCTCTGCCCTCCTTCTCCTGGCAGAGTTCAAGGCCGCCTTCGACATGTTTGACGCTGATGGTGGTGGGGACATCAGCGTCAAGGAGTTGGGCACCGTGATGAGGATGCTGGGCCAGACACCCACCAAAGAGGAGCTGGACGCCATCATCGAGGAGGTGGACGAGGATGGTGAGGAGGTGGCCCTCTGAGGCAGGGGTGCGCTggtggtggggagaggctggCGTGCAGGGCTCAGGATCACTCAGCACTCGCTTCCCTCAGGCAGTGGAACCATTGACTTCGAAGAGTTCTTGGTCATGATGGTGCGCCAGATGAAAGAGGACGCCAAGGGGAAGACTGAGGAGGAGCTGGCTGAGTGCTTCCGCATCTTCGACAGGTGAGCTGGGGGCCTTGGGAGGTGAGCGAGACGCGGAGAAGTTCGGGTCTGGTTGGCCGGCCACGAAGGTTCTCGGGGTGCAGGGGCAGGAGAGGGCGTCCAGGGTGGCCCGAGCTGCCGGTCCCTGCCGGGCCTGAGCCCCGCCCTGTCCCTCCGCCCTCAGGAACATGGACGGCTACATCGATGCCGAGGAACTGGCTGAGATTTTCCGGGCCTCTGGCGAGCACGTGACGGACGAGGAGCTCGAATCCCTGATGAAAGATGGAGACAAGAACAACGATGGCCGCATTGACTTCGACGGTGAGGGCCGCGGGACTGCAGGGAGCAGGGTGACGGAGCGGCTCGGGAGCGTCCGGGGCGTGGCGCCCCCGCGGGCGTCCTTAGCctggagggcggggcggggccaaGTTCCTCCCCACCCACTGTGGGCGGGCAGGCAGCGCCCCGCGGTTCTGTGCAATTTATCAACTAATGACAAGGCACGTTCTCTCTGTGGTTGGAGCCGGGTCGGGCCTCAGTTGCCCCGAGGGGACCCCTGAccgcctctccctctccttctccgcAGAGTTCCTGAAGATGATGGAAGGCGTGCAGTAAGAAGTCGGCCCTCGCCTCCACCGAGACCGCGCGTCCCTAGGGGCGTGTGCGACACCAACCCCTACTGGTCCCATTCCCCGTCCCCGGAGGGAGGTGCGGCCCGTTCTGGATCTGTgtctagaagaaataaaaggaaacactACAAAGCGCGTGGCCTGAGtgaggggagtgggggtcggGAGCCACCCCAACTGAAGCCACCCTAGCGCCCTCGGGTTACAAGGAGGGGCGACCCGAAGCAGCGGGACCCCAAGGCGACGCTCTGCTCCATGCCCTTGGAAGGTTCTCCACCTGCTCTCAGCAGTTGGCGCTGGGTGTGGGCTGGGTGGCGGCCCGCACTTGCAGGCTTCCGGCTCCTAGAATCAAATCTAAATTCCTTCGCTCTTTCCCACTGTTTCCCCTCCCCTCGAGGGGCCCGGGTCTCACTGGGCAATTAATCCTTGCTCTTGAGTTGGGCTGTGCGTTTAAGACcttgggcctttgcacatgctgttctccCTCTTGGAATGCCTTCTTCCTCTTAAAGCCTTGGCAAATCCTTCACCCCAGCTCCCATGCCATCTCCAAGATAccaagactcagctcagatacCATCATGTCCTCCCTTGATCCCTGTCCTGACTGGCTGCACCCTGGCACCCTTAGCTCTTTTGTAGCAACTTGATTATAGCAGGTGGGGGGGTCACAGCTAATTAAGTGCAGTGGTAGTTTAGCTTTAATCAGGCTGAGTTTAAATCCTCAGCCTGACAAACTACTCTCTCTGCTTCATTTCCTAATTTGCAAAATGTGTCAGCTATAGGACTTAACCTCACAGGGTTGTGAGAAGGAGTTAATGTGTGCAAAGGGCTTAGAACAAAGCCTGGCACGGAGTCAGCATTTAATAAACGCTGTTAGTAATATCATTATCATCTTGAAACATTGAACTCTGTTATTCATCACTGCAGCCCTCCCTCTCCAACTCCCTGTTCTCTTCCTTTCCGGCCTCATTCATGTTTCCCAGATACTATGCCCAGCCAGGAGCAGTGCTGGAGTTTAGCGGTCAGCACTCTGAGTCCCCGCTCTGTGTTGGGCAGGCACTGTCTCCCTCATCCACATGACCCCAGAGTCAGGtgctcttatttccattttacagttgagcaAACTAAGGCGGAGGGGGGTGCCTACCAGACACATAGGTCATACCTAAATGCTATTGCTGTGTGGTGGGAACAGGGGCGGTGTCACTTGACAGTTCTACGGGGGCATCCTGCGTCCTCCAAAGTGGCCCTGCCCTCAACTGCTAAgtcctccttcctctccatcttATTCTCTTGTGTCCTCAACCTTGGGGATGTGACCTGAGTCAGAAATTCTGGAGCTCATTTCCCGTCTCCTTCTATGCCCTGTTACTTTGTCTCCTTCCGGCTTCACGCCTCTCCTCGCCCACTCAGAGGCGTAACTCAGGCTCCCAGCATTGCTCGCAGGGTGTGGATAACAGCAGGGAACCTCCCCGCAGCCATTCACTCCCCAGACAGGTGGCAGCCAGAAGGATCTCTTGAAAACCAGATTTGATGTTACTGCCCTGCTCAAGGCTTCCTTAACTGCCTGTTACCGCCCACGTggctctctccccttctccagaGAGCCTTCCTGACCCTCCTCTCATCTCCATTAGATGCCCCACCTCTTGAGTTTTCATAGCAGCATGTGAGCCAAGTAGTTTTTATCGCGtgttaccatgtgccaggcactgtaccaaGGCTCTTCATCTAGCCTATGAGGTAGCTActagtatttccattttgcagagtTTTAATCTAAGTGCCTAAGTGCACACATGAGGCTGGACGGGGGATTCGAACACAATTGGCTCACCTACCTGGTCTGAGCTTTTAACCACCACTCTGTACGGTGCTTATTCTACCGATGTTCCTGTCTACTCCCTAAACGTCATCCTCCTGGAGGACAGGACAGTGGCCTTTCCCCTGCTTTATCCCCAGCCCCCAACACTGGCTCTTTACCTTGTAGGCACCCAAGGAAAGCACTGAGtgaatggaaataataattgTCACACTTTCTAATACTTACTGCACTAGTGCCAGAAACCTAAATCAAACTTACACCAAAAGGGGCTTGTTAGTGTGTGACTCTGGGGTACCAAGGCCAGACTCCAATACTGTCACCTCTTAGTTGTCTCTGGCTTTCTTTCATCTGCAGCTGTCTCCGCCGGCAGCCCAGGCTGACTCCCTCCCCATTTAGCAAtgcttgtattttaaattttactttctccCAGGGAGTAATTTCAGGGAACACTTTGATTGGTTCTTAACTAGTGTAGAGTCGGGTCCCTGTGATTGTGACAAGGGGAACCAAGTGGAGGACCAAACGCCATGATCTGGGAAACTAGAGCCTTCCTAAGGCAGGCAAAGATACATCCACCTTGGCCAGCATTTATTAAGAACCGGTTTAGTGTCAAGTTCCGAGCTCTGCTCTTCTCAGCCTCCATCCTGGTGATTTTCAGTTTGAgagtatcagaatcacctggagagcttgttgGGGccaagaatttacatttctaaccaGTTCCAGGTGAAAAGGGACAGGACCACGCCTGGAGAACACTGCTCTATGCCTTCAACAGTAATGATGCCATCTGGGAGCTGATTAGAAAGGCAGAAGCTCAGGCTCCACCCGGAccaactgaataaaaaaaaaaaaattttttttttgtctttttgctatatcttgggctgctcccacggcatatggaggttcccaggctaggggtccaaccagagctgtagccacaggcttatgccagagccacagcaacgctggatccgagccgcgtctgcaaccaacaccacagctcatggcaacgccagatcgttaacccactgagcaagggcagggaccgaacccgcaacctcatggttcctagttggattcgtcaaccactgcaccacgacgggaactcctgaatcaaaAGTTTTAAGTTCACAGGGAAGATTTACATGCACAGTGCTTGAGCGCGCCTGGTCTGAGCCCCAAGAAGAGAGCCACCAACACAATCTGAGATGAAGAGAATGGCTTCCCAGCTgccttcacctgtcctcacccacccctcccaccccaagggCCTACATAACCAGCTGCAGGCGGAGCCCACCAGGTTGGGTGAGGAGGCCAACACTCAGGCCTGACTAGAGCACACCTGAGCTTGTTACCTTGGAGAGCTTCCTGTAGGACCCGGGCCAGGCCCAGCACCTCAGCCTGCCTGGTCCTGGCTGGTCAGCACTGGAGTTTCCTCTCAGAGGGGCCCAAATGCCTGTGGCAAGCCAGTGGGAAGAAGGCccaaggggcggggggggcctGGGTTGGTGGTGCAGCCGAGGAACTGCTGGTGGAGATGGAGCAGGAGGGGAAGTGCCCCCCAA belongs to Phacochoerus africanus isolate WHEZ1 chromosome 3, ROS_Pafr_v1, whole genome shotgun sequence and includes:
- the TNNC2 gene encoding troponin C, skeletal muscle — its product is MTDQQAEARSYLSEEMIAEFKAAFDMFDADGGGDISVKELGTVMRMLGQTPTKEELDAIIEEVDEDGSGTIDFEEFLVMMVRQMKEDAKGKTEEELAECFRIFDRNMDGYIDAEELAEIFRASGEHVTDEELESLMKDGDKNNDGRIDFDEFLKMMEGVQ